Below is a window of bacterium DNA.
CCAGCAGGTCGATCTCGGGGATCTCGGCGCGCAGCTCGTCCGCGTAGCGCTGGGGCAGGCAGCCGATCACGGCGAGCTTGGCGCCGGTCTCGCCCTTGAGCCGGGCCAACTCGAGGATGCGCTCGATCGACTGCTCGCGCGCGCTCTCGATGAAGGAGCAGGTGTTGAGCAGCAGCAGCTCGGCGGCCGCCGGACTCGGCTCGTGCCGGAATCCGCGGCCCAGGAGCAGGCCCAGCGCGGCCTCGCTGTCGACGAGGGTCTTGCTGCAGCCGAGGGACTCGAGATAGACGCGCCGACCCGCGCTCACGGGCGCGCCTCCCGGTCCTCGGGAGCGAGGGCTTCGGGCCCCACGAGCAGCTCCCGCGCCTTGCTGCCCGTGTGGGGCCCGACGATCCCGGCGTCCTCGAGCATGTCCATCAGGCGGCTGGCGCGCGTGTAGCCCACGCGCAGGCGCCGCTGGAGCATCGTCGTGCTGCCGAAGCCGGCGAGGATCACCGTGCGCTTGGCGTCGCCGAAGAGCTCGTCCTCACCCTCGAAGTCGAGCCCGCCCTCGCGGCGCTGCTCGAGGTCGATGTGCCCGGGCTCGCCGCCCACCGCGCGCCAGTGGGCGACGACCCGCTCGACCTCGGCCGTCTCGACGAAGGCGCCGTGCAGGCGGCGCGGGAAGGGCTGCCGCCCGTGCTTGAAGAGCATGTCGCCGCGGCCGATGAGCGTTTCAGCGCCCACGGCGTCGAGGATGGTCTTCGAGTCGAAGCGGCTGAAGACCTTGAAGGCGATGCGGCTCGGGAAGTTCGCCTTGATGACGCCGTCGATGATGTCGACGCTCGGCCGCTGGGTGGCGAGGATCAGGTGGATGCCCACCGCGCGCGCCATCTGCGCGAGGCGCACGATGGGCGGCTGCACGTCCTTGCCGAGGGTCATCATCAGGTCGGCGAACTCCTCGACCACGCCGACCAGGAAGGGCAGCGTCTCCTCGACGCGGCGGCCTTCGGCGTCCGTGACCTCGCCGGCGCGCACCTTGGCGTTGTACTCGCCGATGCTGCGCACGCCGACGGGCTTGAGCAGCAGGTAGCGCCGCTCCATCTCCCCCACGAGCCAGTTGAGGGCCGACAGCGCCACGCGGTTGTCGGTGATCACCGGGTGCAGCAGGTGCGGGATCTCGTTGTAGACGGACAGCTCGAGCATCTTGGGGTCGACGAGAAAGAGGCGCAGCGTCTCCGGGGTGTGCGCGAGCAGCAGGCTGAGGAGGATGCTGTTGATGCACACGCTCTTGCCCGTGCCCGTCGCGCCGGCGACGAGCAGGTGGGGCATCTCGGCGAGATCGGTCCAGACGGCGCGGCCGTCGACGTCGACGCCCAGGGCAAGCGCCAGCTCGCCGCCCGCGCCCTGCGGCTCGGCCGCCTCCAGCACCTCGCGCAGGCGGATCACGCGCGGCCGCGGATTCGGCAGCTCGATGCCCACCGCCGCCTTGCCGGGGATCGGCGCCACCATGCGCAGCTCCTTGCTGCGCAGCGCGAGGGCGAGATCCTCGCGCCGGCTGACGATCTGGCTCACCTTGACGCCCGCGTCCGGCTCGAACTCGTAGGTCGTGACCACCGGCCCCTGGCTCATCGCGCTGACGCGGCCGCCGATGTTGAAGCTGGCCAGCTTGTCGACGAGCAAGCGGGCCCGCTCCTCGGCGAAACGGCGGTCCGCGGGATCGCCCTGGCCCGCGGCGGGCGCGAGCAGCGTGAGCGCGGGCAGCGGCGCGCCGGCGCCCCGCGGGCGCCGCGGCGCGGGCTTCGGCCTGGGTGCTCGCTCCGCGCTCGCGGCGAGGGCCGGCGCCGCGGCAGCCGCTGCCCCTCCGCCCGGCGCCGCCGGCGCCGCCGGCGGCGGCGCGGCGACTGCCAGCGGCGGGCGTGGCGGCGTCTCGGCGGCCACCGCGGCAGCGGCCTCGGCGCGAGCGGCCGCCGCTTCGGCAGCCTGCGCCCGCCGGCGCGCCCGGGCCGCCGCCAGCCGCGCGCCGCCACGGCGCAAGCCGACAGCCACGCCGCGGCCGCCGGCGCCCAGTCCCAGGCCCACAGCGCGCGCCGCCCGCAGGAGGGCGCGCGGCAGCCAGCCGAAGAGCAAGCGCGCCGGCCCACGGACCCAGGCAGCGGGCAGCAGGATGACGAGCCCGATCGCGCTCAGGAGCGCGAGGCAGACGCTCGTGCCCGTCGGGCCGAGGAGGCGACTGATGCCTTCGCTCAGCAGCTCGCCCAGCCAACCTTGGCGGGCCGCGCTGGGGCCGCCGGCCGCCGGCGCACCCAGCCAGAGCAGCGCCAGCAGGGCGACGGCTGACCAGGGAATTAGCAGGGAGCGCCGCGGGCGACCGGCGAAGTCGGCGAGGCCGGCGAGCAGCAGGTAGGGACCCAGGAGCCAGGCGCCGAGCGCGCCGAGCAGGAAGCGCTGCGCGCCCGCGAGCAGGGCGCCGACGATGCCGAAGGGATGCTGGGTGTCGAGCAGGCGCTCGCCCCAGGTCTGGCCGGGCCAGTCGCCGGGCGGCGGCCCTGCCAGCGCCCCCAGCAGGAGGGTGGCGGCGAGAAGGGCGACGAGGCCCCGGACCCAATGTCGCTGCGCCCTGGCCATCCTGCTGCGGACCGGCTCAGCGCCCGGCGCTGCGCCAGTCCTCCTCCTCGAGGAAGTGCGTGCTGAACTCGCCGCTCAGGTAGCGCGGATGCTGCATGATGCGCGCGTGGAAGCCCAGCGTGGAGGGCACGCCCTCGATCACGCACTCGTCCAGCGCGCGGCGCATGCGGCGGATCGCCTCGTCCCGATCGG
It encodes the following:
- a CDS encoding DNA translocase FtsK → MARAQRHWVRGLVALLAATLLLGALAGPPPGDWPGQTWGERLLDTQHPFGIVGALLAGAQRFLLGALGAWLLGPYLLLAGLADFAGRPRRSLLIPWSAVALLALLWLGAPAAGGPSAARQGWLGELLSEGISRLLGPTGTSVCLALLSAIGLVILLPAAWVRGPARLLFGWLPRALLRAARAVGLGLGAGGRGVAVGLRRGGARLAAARARRRAQAAEAAAARAEAAAAVAAETPPRPPLAVAAPPPAAPAAPGGGAAAAAAPALAASAERAPRPKPAPRRPRGAGAPLPALTLLAPAAGQGDPADRRFAEERARLLVDKLASFNIGGRVSAMSQGPVVTTYEFEPDAGVKVSQIVSRREDLALALRSKELRMVAPIPGKAAVGIELPNPRPRVIRLREVLEAAEPQGAGGELALALGVDVDGRAVWTDLAEMPHLLVAGATGTGKSVCINSILLSLLLAHTPETLRLFLVDPKMLELSVYNEIPHLLHPVITDNRVALSALNWLVGEMERRYLLLKPVGVRSIGEYNAKVRAGEVTDAEGRRVEETLPFLVGVVEEFADLMMTLGKDVQPPIVRLAQMARAVGIHLILATQRPSVDIIDGVIKANFPSRIAFKVFSRFDSKTILDAVGAETLIGRGDMLFKHGRQPFPRRLHGAFVETAEVERVVAHWRAVGGEPGHIDLEQRREGGLDFEGEDELFGDAKRTVILAGFGSTTMLQRRLRVGYTRASRLMDMLEDAGIVGPHTGSKARELLVGPEALAPEDREARP